A part of Roseitalea porphyridii genomic DNA contains:
- a CDS encoding ABC transporter ATP-binding protein — MSALLSVRDLVKHYPAGGGGKVLALDGISFDLDEGEILGIVGESGCGKSTLGRTIMRLDDPTSGQIVYDGRDIAKIGRRELKQARRDIQMVFQDPFGSLNPRHTVGTIVGEPLVVHGIANRRARIAELLDLVGLPQSAADRLPHQFSGGQRQRIAIARALAINPRIIVADEAVSALDVSIQSQIINLLADLRRELGLSIIFISHDLSVVRHVSDRIGVMYFGRLVEYGPAQAIFETPRHPYTRALLSAVPRIPGRELAQAAVAERIVLTGDVPNIAHRPQGCLFHPRCYWKQPHCETEAPALRRLEDDRFDARTCACHFADDRAVTEPA; from the coding sequence ATGAGCGCGCTTTTGTCGGTCCGCGATCTGGTCAAGCACTACCCCGCAGGCGGTGGCGGCAAGGTGCTGGCGCTCGACGGCATCTCGTTCGATCTCGACGAGGGCGAGATCCTCGGCATCGTTGGCGAATCGGGCTGCGGCAAGAGCACGCTCGGCCGCACCATCATGCGCCTTGACGATCCGACCAGCGGCCAGATCGTCTATGACGGCCGCGACATCGCCAAGATCGGCAGGCGCGAACTCAAGCAGGCGCGGCGCGACATCCAGATGGTCTTCCAGGACCCGTTCGGATCGCTCAACCCGCGCCATACCGTCGGCACCATCGTCGGCGAGCCGCTCGTCGTGCACGGCATCGCGAACCGCCGGGCGCGCATCGCCGAACTCCTCGATCTGGTTGGCCTGCCGCAGAGCGCGGCCGACCGGCTGCCGCATCAGTTCTCGGGCGGCCAGCGCCAGCGCATCGCCATCGCCCGCGCCCTGGCGATCAACCCGCGGATCATCGTCGCCGATGAGGCCGTCTCCGCGCTCGATGTCTCCATTCAGTCCCAGATAATCAACCTTCTTGCCGACCTGCGGCGGGAACTCGGCCTCTCGATCATCTTCATCAGCCATGACCTGTCGGTGGTACGCCACGTCAGCGACAGGATCGGCGTGATGTATTTCGGCCGGCTCGTCGAATACGGGCCCGCGCAGGCGATCTTCGAGACACCGCGCCATCCCTATACGCGTGCGCTTTTGTCGGCGGTCCCGCGTATTCCCGGAAGGGAGCTGGCGCAGGCCGCCGTCGCCGAGCGGATCGTGCTGACCGGCGATGTCCCCAACATCGCGCACCGGCCGCAAGGGTGCCTGTTCCACCCGCGCTGCTACTGGAAGCAGCCGCACTGTGAGACCGAGGCACCCGCGCTGCGCCGGCTGGAGGACGACCGGTTCGACGCGCGGACATGCGCATGCCATTTCGCCGATGACCGGGCGGTGACCGAACCGGCCTGA
- the nagA gene encoding N-acetylglucosamine-6-phosphate deacetylase produces the protein MSSATVFRARTIFDGWVVHRDRQLVVENGIVTGLAHLDDAPAGARIVDTQAELLSPGFVDWQVNGGGGVLFNDDPSPEGLERIADAHRPYGTTALVPTVITDEVVVTRAAADAAAAAIARGSRGIIGIHFEGPHISVARKGVHAPRFIRPMEDADRAMLCRGGLGRVVATIAPENATPEDVAALDDAGVIVSLGHTAADHDAARRYFAAGARAVTHLFNAMEPLHHREPGLIGAALENPSVHIGLIADGHHVHPAVLSMVFANGPRDRLSLVTDAMSSVGDRSDSFTLNGRTVKRANGRLTLEDGTLAGSDLDMISAIRLCVQACGVAPVDALRMATSAPARMLGLTAHGTFSRGARADIVALGADLRIEAMFLAGMPCM, from the coding sequence ATGAGTTCGGCCACCGTCTTCAGGGCACGCACGATCTTCGACGGCTGGGTCGTCCACCGCGACCGCCAGCTCGTCGTCGAGAACGGCATCGTCACGGGCCTGGCGCATCTCGACGACGCGCCCGCCGGCGCGCGGATCGTCGACACGCAGGCCGAACTTCTGTCGCCGGGCTTTGTCGACTGGCAGGTCAATGGCGGCGGCGGGGTGCTGTTCAACGACGATCCGAGCCCCGAAGGCCTCGAGCGGATCGCCGATGCGCACCGGCCCTACGGCACCACCGCATTGGTGCCCACGGTCATCACCGACGAGGTGGTGGTCACGCGCGCGGCCGCCGATGCCGCAGCGGCGGCGATCGCACGCGGCAGCCGGGGCATCATCGGCATCCATTTCGAGGGACCGCACATCTCCGTCGCCCGCAAGGGCGTGCACGCGCCCCGGTTCATCCGGCCGATGGAGGACGCCGATCGCGCCATGCTGTGCCGGGGCGGTCTTGGCCGCGTTGTTGCGACGATCGCGCCGGAGAACGCCACGCCGGAGGACGTCGCCGCGCTCGACGATGCCGGGGTGATCGTCAGCCTTGGCCACACCGCCGCCGACCACGATGCGGCCCGGCGCTATTTCGCGGCCGGCGCGCGGGCGGTGACGCACCTGTTCAACGCGATGGAGCCGCTGCACCACCGCGAGCCGGGCCTGATCGGTGCGGCGCTCGAGAACCCGTCGGTCCATATCGGCCTGATCGCGGACGGCCACCACGTCCACCCAGCGGTCCTGTCGATGGTCTTTGCGAACGGACCGCGCGACAGGCTGTCCCTCGTCACCGACGCCATGTCGTCGGTCGGCGACCGGTCGGACAGTTTCACGCTGAACGGCCGCACGGTGAAGCGCGCCAACGGGCGGCTGACGCTCGAGGACGGCACGCTTGCGGGCTCCGATCTGGACATGATCTCGGCGATCCGCCTGTGCGTGCAGGCCTGCGGCGTCGCTCCGGTCGACGCGCTGCGGATGGCGACATCGGCCCCGGCGCGCATGCTCGGGCTCACGGCGCACGGCACGTTCAGCCGGGGCGCGCGGGCGGACATCGTCGCGCTCGGCGCGGACCTGCGGATCGAGGCGATGTTTCTCGCCGGTATGCCCTGCATGTGA
- a CDS encoding ABC transporter ATP-binding protein encodes MKQSSNEQSETAPLLAIEGLRLSTRSAELVEGISLSVGRGEMLGLLGESGCGKTITALSVLGLLPKHAVRVTGGRILFEGRDIADLGEDELNRIRGNRIAMIFQEPMTSLNPIMTIGAQIGEALQIHRRMPAASRRAEIKRLLGLVGLPSEDAQLDRYPFQLSGGQRQRVMIAIALACEPALLIADEPTTALDVTIQAQILDLIAEMRRRFGMACVMVTHDLGVVAETCDRAIVMYAGRVAEEGPVDELFGAPIHRYTEALVGTIPAANPPGARLPAIPGAVPPPGDRPAGCAFAGRCDHALDVCASRPPPEVRRGAHVGYCWNPAS; translated from the coding sequence GTGAAGCAGAGTTCAAACGAGCAGTCCGAGACCGCGCCATTGCTGGCGATCGAGGGGCTTCGCCTGTCGACCCGTTCGGCCGAGCTGGTCGAGGGCATCAGCCTCAGCGTCGGGCGCGGCGAGATGCTCGGATTGCTCGGCGAGTCGGGCTGCGGCAAGACGATCACGGCGCTGTCGGTGCTCGGCCTCCTGCCCAAACATGCCGTCCGTGTCACCGGCGGCCGGATCCTGTTCGAGGGCAGGGACATCGCCGACCTTGGCGAGGACGAACTCAACCGCATCCGCGGCAACCGCATCGCCATGATCTTCCAGGAGCCGATGACCTCGCTCAATCCGATCATGACGATCGGCGCGCAGATCGGCGAGGCGCTGCAGATCCACCGGCGCATGCCAGCAGCGAGCCGCAGGGCCGAGATCAAGCGGCTGCTGGGACTGGTCGGCCTGCCGAGCGAGGACGCGCAACTGGACCGCTATCCGTTCCAGCTTTCGGGTGGACAGCGCCAGCGCGTGATGATCGCGATCGCGCTCGCCTGCGAGCCGGCCCTTCTGATCGCCGACGAGCCGACGACCGCGCTCGACGTGACGATTCAGGCGCAGATCCTCGACCTCATCGCCGAGATGCGGCGGCGCTTCGGGATGGCCTGCGTGATGGTCACCCACGACCTCGGCGTCGTCGCCGAGACCTGCGACCGCGCGATCGTCATGTATGCCGGGCGCGTCGCCGAGGAGGGCCCGGTGGACGAACTGTTCGGCGCGCCGATCCACCGCTACACCGAGGCGCTGGTCGGCACCATTCCCGCCGCCAATCCGCCCGGCGCGCGCCTACCGGCGATCCCGGGCGCCGTGCCGCCGCCGGGTGACCGGCCGGCCGGCTGCGCCTTCGCCGGCCGCTGCGACCACGCGCTCGATGTCTGTGCCAGCCGGCCGCCGCCGGAAGTGCGCCGCGGCGCCCATGTCGGCTATTGCTGGAACCCCGCGTCATGA